A genomic stretch from Candidatus Neomarinimicrobiota bacterium includes:
- a CDS encoding sterol desaturase family protein → MNELIIRLSIFLIMLTSMCIWEVLKPKRDLRFNRKKRWPTNFVLMTINSLFIVVLVPFSTASVALFVNQNHWGLFNMVSLSYEWALIFSIIILDFIIYSQHLIFHNVPFLWRLHQIHHIDQDMDVTTGARFHPIEILISFLLKCVFVVLLGVSAMAILIFEIILNGLAMFNHSNIQMPKSIDKVLRILVVTPDMHRVHHSVISEELNTNYGFNLSVWDRIFGTYLAQPSQGHQNMTIGLRKFQNSQNTDLSTLLIIPFIKIKL, encoded by the coding sequence ATGAATGAATTGATTATTCGGCTTAGTATATTTTTAATTATGCTGACATCAATGTGTATTTGGGAAGTGCTAAAGCCAAAACGAGATCTTCGATTTAACAGAAAAAAACGCTGGCCTACGAACTTTGTTTTAATGACGATAAACAGTCTATTTATTGTTGTGCTTGTTCCATTTTCAACTGCGAGTGTTGCCCTTTTTGTAAACCAAAATCATTGGGGATTATTTAACATGGTTTCATTGTCTTATGAGTGGGCGTTAATTTTTTCAATTATCATCTTAGATTTCATTATTTATAGTCAACATCTTATTTTTCATAATGTCCCATTCCTATGGCGATTACATCAAATCCACCATATTGATCAAGATATGGATGTGACAACCGGCGCACGATTTCATCCCATTGAAATATTGATATCTTTTCTATTAAAATGTGTTTTCGTCGTTTTACTTGGGGTTTCTGCGATGGCTATTTTAATTTTTGAGATAATTTTAAATGGATTGGCCATGTTCAATCATAGCAATATTCAAATGCCGAAATCGATTGATAAAGTGCTTCGAATTTTGGTGGTTACGCCGGATATGCATCGCGTGCATCATTCTGTAATTTCGGAAGAACTCAACACAAATTATGGATTCAATCTGTCGGTGTGGGATCGCATCTTTGGCACCTATTTGGCTCAACCGAGTCAAGGACATCAAAACATGACAATCGGATTGAGAAAATTTCAAAATTCACAAAACACTGATTTATCTACACTTTTAATAATCCCATTTATTAAGATAAAATTATGA
- a CDS encoding redoxin domain-containing protein — protein MRLKQGEEVPKFFTKDIFGIEHSTEKYIYQKWMLSFFRYASCPACNLRIHKLGQVYDKLQEQGFLILAVFESPKESILDYVAKDELPFPIIPDPDRKLYQQFGVESSWLGYLKGIPTAMIGMLKGFLPAKMEGDLAMIPADFLIDEKGVIQTAYYGINIGDHLSIEQIWTFLNYK, from the coding sequence ATGCGTTTAAAACAAGGAGAAGAAGTCCCAAAATTTTTCACCAAAGACATTTTCGGAATTGAGCATTCCACAGAGAAATATATATATCAAAAATGGATGCTATCTTTTTTTCGATATGCATCTTGTCCCGCATGCAATTTACGGATTCATAAATTGGGTCAAGTTTATGATAAATTACAAGAGCAAGGATTTCTAATTTTAGCCGTGTTTGAATCTCCGAAAGAAAGCATTTTGGACTATGTTGCAAAAGATGAATTGCCCTTTCCCATTATTCCTGATCCGGACAGAAAATTGTATCAGCAATTTGGGGTAGAATCATCTTGGTTGGGGTATTTGAAAGGAATACCAACTGCAATGATAGGAATGCTGAAAGGGTTTTTACCGGCAAAAATGGAAGGAGATTTGGCCATGATTCCCGCCGATTTCCTTATAGATGAAAAAGGGGTTATTCAAACCGCCTATTATGGGATAAATATTGGGGATCATCTAAGTATTGAACAAATTTGGACATTTTTGAATTATAAATAA